TCGAAGCCGGAAAACAGCGATTTCAATTGCGCCCGTCGCCTGGGCAGATACAGCCGCACGAACGCCAGCGCCTTGGGCGTCAGTTGCAGGAATACCTGGCGGCGATCGCTTTCGCCCACCTGGCGAACGACGTAGCCCTGGCGTTCGAGCTCGCGCGCCACCCTCGTGCTGTTGGTTCGCGAGGAGTTCATGAAGATGCTCAGGTCCGACGGCTTCAGGCGGTGCTGATCGCTGGCATAGATGACGACCAGGGACGTCCACAGGGTGGAGTTCAATCCATGCTCGCGCAGCGGCGCGTCCATGTGGTCCCCGAGCCGCGCCGCGACGTGCATGAATAGCCGGCTGAGGACGGACTCGCGCAGCTGGTGGCGCGAGGCCAGTCGCAGCGACAGTTCGTCCATGGCCTGTTCGAAAGGCTCGAAGGAAGACGAAGGCATCGGAGAGCGGGCACAACTAATAACCTACGTTATTATATCGCCTGACCGGCTGACAGAGATCTTAAGCTGCCCGGTCAACCAGGACGGAATCCGCTGTGCGGCGCCGCGGCTTTCGGTTTAAATCGGCCTTCCGGCCATTGCCTGCCTGCCCTCCCCGATACCATGTCCGCCCAACCCGATAGCCTCCCCCACTCTTCAGAGACCCTGGCCCTGCGGGCCGACCTGGCGCTGGCCTTGCGCGCGGCCGCGCATCACGGGCTGGAGGAAGGGGTCTGCAACCACTTCAGCGTCGCCCTGCCCGACGGCAGCGACCGCTTCCTGATCAATCCGCGCGGCCTGCACTGGAGCGAGATCGATTCCGACGACATCGTCATGGTCGACGCCAAGGGCGCCAAACTCGCCGGACAGCACGACGTCGAAGCGACCGCCATGTTCATTCATGCGGCGATCCATCGCATCGCGCGCAAGACCTGCGTGTTGCACACGCACATGCCATACGCCACGTCGCTGACGCTGACCGCGCGCCGGGGCCTGGACACGCGGCTGTCGCAGAACGCCATGCGTTTCCATGGCCGGGTGGCGATCGATCCCCGCTACGACGGGCTGGCGCTCGACACCGCGGAAGGCGAACGCATCGCGCGGGCCATGAGCGGCGCCGACGTGCTCTTCCTGGGCAATCACGGCGTGGTCGTCTGCGGCGAACGGATCGACTACGCCTACGACGATCTCTATTTCCTGGAGCGGGCATGCCAGGCCGAAGTGCTGGCGCTGTCCACGGGCCTGCCGCTGGAGCCGGTGCCCGAAACCATGGCACGCCATGTGGCCATGCAGATACAGGGCGAGCGGCTGCAATCCACGCTGTTTTTCGAATCCCTGCGCCGCCGCCTGCCCACCATCGGACGTTGATGCCACACGCGGGATCGCACCGTGGCGCGATCCCGCCAATGGACGTCAGAACGCGGGAACGACAGCGCCCTTGTACTTGTCCAGGATGAACTGCCGTAGCTCGGGCGTGTGCAAGGCCTTGACCAGCTTCTGCACCGCCGGCTTGTCCTTGTTGTCCGGCCGCGCCACCAGGATGTTGGCATAGGGCGAGTCGGGCCCCTCGATGAACAGCGCGTCCTTGGTCGGCACCAGGCCGGCCTCCAGTGCATAGTTGGTGTTGATCAGCGCCAGGTCCACATCGTCCAGCGAACGCGGCAGCATGGCGGCTTCGAGCTCCTGGAATTTCAGCTTCCTGGGATTCTCGACCACATCCAGCGGCGTCGCGCGGATATTCTTCGGGTCCTTCAGCTTGATCAGCCCCTGCTTCTGCAGAAGGATCAGGGCGCGGCCACCATTGGTGGGGTCATTGGGAATGGCCACGGTCGCGCCGGTCTTCAGTTCCGACACGTTGGCAATCTTCCGCGAATAGGCGCCGAAAGGCTCGACGTGCACCTTCGCGATCGCGACCAGGTTGGCCTTGCGGTCCTGGTTGAAGGTATCCAGGTAGGGCTGGTGCTGGAAGAAGTTCAGGTCCACCTGCTTGTCCACCAGCTGTACGTTCGGCTGCACATAGTCGCTGAATACCTTGATGTCCAGGTCCACGCCCTCTTTCGCCAAGGCTGGCTTGACGAAGGCCAGGATTTCCGCGTGCGGCACCTGCGTGGCGGCGACGATCAGTTTGTCGGCCGCGAGGGCCGGCGCGGCGGCCATCAGGACAGTGGCCAGGCCGGCCAGGAGCATGGCCGTCCAGGCGCCCAGCCGGCGGCGGACGCGGCCGGCGACAGCCAGGTGGGAAATCGCGTCCGCCGCGCGATGCGCGGCTGCGCGCCGCGTCAATGGTTGAGTCATTTCTTTCCTCCTTGTCCGGGGTTCCAGCATGGACCGTTTAAAACGAAAGGGATCAAATCTACATGAACCCGGGTTTTTTGTACTCCATCTGTTTATTACGCGCTGGCATAAGACCCAACGGGTAATACAATGCCGGTCAGCGGCGCCCCCTGCCGCACCCACCCCCTTTTATCCATCATCATCGCGTTTGCTGCCGCCATGACCGATACCT
Above is a genomic segment from Bordetella genomosp. 11 containing:
- a CDS encoding aldolase, which produces MSAQPDSLPHSSETLALRADLALALRAAAHHGLEEGVCNHFSVALPDGSDRFLINPRGLHWSEIDSDDIVMVDAKGAKLAGQHDVEATAMFIHAAIHRIARKTCVLHTHMPYATSLTLTARRGLDTRLSQNAMRFHGRVAIDPRYDGLALDTAEGERIARAMSGADVLFLGNHGVVVCGERIDYAYDDLYFLERACQAEVLALSTGLPLEPVPETMARHVAMQIQGERLQSTLFFESLRRRLPTIGR
- a CDS encoding MarR family transcriptional regulator; translation: MPSSSFEPFEQAMDELSLRLASRHQLRESVLSRLFMHVAARLGDHMDAPLREHGLNSTLWTSLVVIYASDQHRLKPSDLSIFMNSSRTNSTRVARELERQGYVVRQVGESDRRQVFLQLTPKALAFVRLYLPRRRAQLKSLFSGFEAGEADELERLLRKLLSHVD
- a CDS encoding MetQ/NlpA family ABC transporter substrate-binding protein encodes the protein MLLAGLATVLMAAAPALAADKLIVAATQVPHAEILAFVKPALAKEGVDLDIKVFSDYVQPNVQLVDKQVDLNFFQHQPYLDTFNQDRKANLVAIAKVHVEPFGAYSRKIANVSELKTGATVAIPNDPTNGGRALILLQKQGLIKLKDPKNIRATPLDVVENPRKLKFQELEAAMLPRSLDDVDLALINTNYALEAGLVPTKDALFIEGPDSPYANILVARPDNKDKPAVQKLVKALHTPELRQFILDKYKGAVVPAF